In the genome of Haliotis asinina isolate JCU_RB_2024 unplaced genomic scaffold, JCU_Hal_asi_v2 scaffold_64, whole genome shotgun sequence, one region contains:
- the LOC137270376 gene encoding uncharacterized protein F54H12.2-like, with amino-acid sequence MMRRDACECAKSQLDLFSVPPVVTSVQEGQWIRYSPLAPPSVAGPLQFNIANPVNAYIDLNQCYLRICLKIKNTDGTDATHDGDDRLVMSTVNNMMHSLFREVRVQVGHNQLEITPSMGTYPYRAYLETLLSYGKAAKGTHLQCPGWYTDEAGKMDDFNAVAQNVNAGLVARRWVILPTREVELTGRLHCDLFLQDRYLVDGVPMKLELIRSPSDFYLMSAGDVECRFELTKAEFYVRQVNIDPAIREQHVKHMSPGVTAKYPLTRVQVTAHDIPGGGRDFHKDQLVGGQLPKRVVLGLVDNDAFAGSKEKNPFHFKHNNVTSLKLKLNGQEVHGTEIKSDFQNNSGSLKQLYMNLFRNTGHLWQEHPCNLTLDEFRNGFTLWVVDLTADLGADEGHNYPRHTGKLGLELQFAEPLPRPVTLVCYEEYESVLEIDRFRNALMV; translated from the coding sequence ATGATGCGCCGGGATGCTTGTGAATGTGCCAAGTCACAGTTGGATCTCTTTTCGGTTCCTCCTGTGGTGACGTCAGTTCAAGAGGGTCAGTGGATTCGATACAGTCCTCTGGCACCCCCTTCGGTGGCGGGTCCCCTCCAGTTTAACATTGCCAACCCTGTGAATGCGTACATCGATTTGAATCAGTGTTACCTTCGCATCTGCCTCAAAATCAAGAATACCGATGGCACAGATGCCACTCATGATGGGGATGACCGACTCGTCATGTCCACGGTGAACAACATGATGCATTCCCTCTTTCGAGAAGTACGtgtgcaagtgggacacaaCCAGCTGGAAATCACCCCCTCCATGGGAACCTATCCCTACCGAGCCTATTTGGAAACGTTACTGAGTTATGGGAAGGCAGCCAAAGGGACGCATCTCCAGTGCCCAGGATGGTACACCGATGAAGCTGGAAAAATGGATGACTTCAATGCCGTCGCTCAGAATGTCAATGCAGGACTCGTCGCACGACGGTGGGTCATTTTACCCACCCGAGAAGTGGAACTGACAGGGCGTCTCCACTGTGACCTGTTTCTCCAAGACCGATACCTGGTGGATGGCGTCCCCATGAAACTAGAACTGATTCGGAGCCCGAGTGATTTCTACTTGATGAGTGCTGGAGATGTGGAATGTCGATTTGAACTGACCAAAGCTGAGTTTTACGTGCGCCAAGTCAACATCGATCCTGCCATACGGGAACAGCACGTGAAACACATGTCACCAGGAGTCACGGCCAAATATCCTTTGACCCGAGTCCAAGTCACGGCTCACGACATTCCAGGAGGAGGACGCGATTTCCACAAAGATCAACTGGTGGGAGGACAACTGCCCAAACGCGTGGTGTTGGGACTGGTGGACAACGATGCTTTTGCCGGTAGCAAGGAAAAGAACCCCTTCCATTTCAAACACAACAACGTGACCAGTCTCAAACTGAAACTCAATGGCCAGGAAGTGCATGGCACAGAAATCAAAAGTGACTTTCAGAACAACAGTGGTTCGCTCAAACAGTTGTACATGAACCTGTTTCGCAACACGGGACACCTGTGGCAAGAACATCCCTGCAACCTCACGCTAGACGAGTTCAGGAACGGATTCACCCTGTGGGTGGTGGACTTGACGGCAGATCTGGGAGCAGACGAAGGTCATAACTACCCACGACACACGGGCAAGTTGGGACTCGAACTCCAGTTTGCAGAACCCTTACCTCGTCCGGTCACCCTCGTCTGCTACGAGGAATACGAAAGCGTGTTGGAAATTGATCGGTTCCGCAACGCTCTGATGGTCTAA